Proteins encoded within one genomic window of Streptomyces kaniharaensis:
- a CDS encoding immune inhibitor A domain-containing protein, with protein sequence MRRLSAALAAALTTSAIAAALLGTPAQAAPTPPVTVAVADRGDGAGAPEASGAEAPPAPLAPQERERQALRTKALEQLNKGEVAKTPDRRAPAKVKIGNDYVQLAHQRTDKVFVILAQFGDEVDNTTLYNGVPRYGGTPGPRHDLIPKPGKDDNHTLWERDFNREYYQKMFFDDTPGVVSMRNYYRTQSSGRYDIEGAVSDWVTVPYNEARYGSNKGPQGSGAWTQAQEFVRDAVKAWYDGEIAKGRSVADIKAQLAQYDVYDRYDHTKTGEFNQPDGYLDNVIVVHAGVDETWGGGAQGSDALWAHRSWAFPDATGQTGPDGDKIGGVPVGDTGLYVYDYVQAGENSGVGLFAHEYGHNLGLPDLYSTTGGDNSVNFWSLMSSGSYLGKGPNTTGGYPGDLDAWSKLQFGWLNYDEAQAATRSSHALGVSSYNTDQAQAVLVHLPDGTTTTDLADPYEGAKQWWSDTGDNLDNSLARDVDLRTATGPAALDAAVWYDTELDYDFLTVEASTDQGKHWTSLGGTIDGAPIGRTSANTPGMSGTSGTYKKLHIPLDGYTGQQVRLRFHVTSDGNTHGKGVLVDAVKITAGGTELFSDGAENGTNGWTPTGFAIITGRSAVKQHPRAYLAENRRYTGYGAFLKTGPYNFGYGGVAGKADVVDNYPYQEGVLIWLWDTSYADNNTKDHPGGGLILPIDAHPTPIRFADGTLVNGRAQTFDAPFSLKPTTPFTLHKGGVAVRIPSEPGVPVFNDHTGVYNDPATPQLSVKVPDTNTRIEVVRESKGGRITTVRVGPAS encoded by the coding sequence TTGCGCAGACTGTCCGCGGCCCTCGCGGCAGCGCTCACCACGAGCGCGATAGCGGCCGCCCTGCTGGGCACCCCCGCCCAGGCCGCCCCCACTCCCCCCGTCACCGTCGCCGTCGCCGACCGGGGCGACGGGGCGGGCGCCCCCGAGGCGAGCGGCGCCGAGGCCCCGCCCGCGCCGCTCGCCCCGCAGGAGCGCGAACGCCAGGCGCTTCGCACCAAGGCCCTGGAGCAGCTCAATAAGGGCGAGGTCGCGAAGACCCCCGACCGCCGGGCCCCCGCCAAGGTGAAGATCGGCAACGACTACGTCCAACTGGCCCACCAGCGCACGGACAAGGTCTTCGTGATCCTCGCCCAGTTCGGCGACGAGGTGGACAACACCACCCTCTACAACGGCGTTCCCCGCTACGGCGGCACCCCCGGCCCGCGGCACGACCTGATCCCGAAGCCCGGCAAGGACGACAACCACACGCTGTGGGAGCGGGACTTCAACCGCGAGTACTACCAGAAGATGTTCTTCGACGACACGCCCGGCGTCGTGTCGATGCGCAACTACTACCGCACCCAGTCCTCCGGCCGGTACGACATCGAAGGCGCCGTCAGCGACTGGGTCACCGTCCCGTACAACGAGGCCCGCTACGGCAGCAACAAGGGCCCGCAGGGCTCCGGCGCCTGGACCCAGGCCCAGGAGTTCGTGCGGGACGCCGTCAAGGCCTGGTACGACGGCGAGATCGCCAAGGGCCGCAGCGTCGCCGACATCAAGGCCCAGCTCGCCCAGTACGACGTCTACGACCGCTACGACCACACCAAGACCGGCGAGTTCAACCAGCCCGACGGCTACCTCGACAACGTCATCGTCGTCCACGCGGGCGTGGACGAGACCTGGGGCGGCGGCGCGCAGGGCTCCGACGCCCTGTGGGCGCACCGCAGTTGGGCCTTCCCCGACGCCACCGGGCAGACCGGCCCGGACGGCGACAAGATCGGCGGCGTGCCGGTCGGCGACACCGGCCTCTACGTCTACGACTACGTCCAGGCCGGCGAGAACAGCGGCGTCGGCCTGTTCGCCCACGAGTACGGCCACAACCTCGGCCTGCCCGACCTGTACAGCACCACGGGCGGCGACAACAGCGTCAACTTCTGGTCGCTGATGTCCTCCGGCTCGTACCTCGGGAAGGGCCCGAACACCACCGGCGGCTACCCCGGCGACCTCGACGCCTGGAGCAAGCTCCAGTTCGGCTGGCTCAACTACGACGAGGCGCAGGCCGCCACCCGCTCCAGCCACGCGCTCGGGGTGAGCAGTTACAACACCGACCAGGCGCAGGCCGTCCTGGTCCACCTGCCGGACGGGACCACCACGACCGACCTCGCCGACCCGTACGAGGGCGCCAAGCAGTGGTGGAGCGACACCGGCGACAACCTCGACAACTCCCTCGCCCGGGACGTCGACCTGCGCACCGCCACCGGCCCGGCCGCGCTCGACGCCGCCGTCTGGTACGACACCGAACTCGACTACGACTTCCTCACCGTCGAGGCCTCCACCGACCAGGGCAAGCACTGGACCTCCCTCGGCGGCACGATCGACGGCGCGCCGATCGGCAGGACCAGCGCCAACACCCCCGGCATGAGCGGCACTTCCGGCACCTACAAGAAGCTGCACATCCCGCTCGACGGGTACACGGGGCAGCAGGTCCGGCTGCGCTTCCACGTCACCTCGGACGGCAACACCCACGGCAAGGGCGTCCTGGTCGACGCCGTGAAGATCACCGCCGGCGGCACCGAGCTGTTCTCCGACGGCGCCGAGAACGGCACCAACGGCTGGACGCCCACCGGGTTCGCGATCATCACGGGCCGCAGCGCCGTCAAGCAGCACCCGCGCGCGTACCTCGCGGAGAACCGCCGCTACACCGGGTATGGCGCGTTCCTGAAGACCGGCCCGTACAACTTCGGGTACGGCGGCGTCGCAGGCAAGGCCGACGTCGTCGACAACTACCCGTACCAGGAGGGCGTCCTGATCTGGCTCTGGGACACCTCGTACGCCGACAACAACACCAAGGACCACCCCGGCGGCGGGCTGATCCTGCCGATCGACGCGCACCCGACGCCGATCCGCTTCGCCGACGGCACCCTGGTCAACGGGCGGGCGCAGACCTTCGACGCGCCGTTCTCGCTCAAGCCGACCACGCCGTTCACCCTGCACAAGGGCGGCGTCGCGGTGCGGATCCCGTCCGAGCCGGGCGTCCCGGTGTTCAACGACCACACCGGTGTGTACAACGACCCGGCCACTCCGCAGCTCTCGGTGAAGGTGCCGGACACCAACACCAGGATCGAGGTCGTCCGGGAGTCCAAGGGCGGGCGGATCACCACCGTCCGGGTGGGCCCGGCCTCCTGA